A window of the Opitutaceae bacterium genome harbors these coding sequences:
- a CDS encoding ATP-binding protein, producing MSRPRSPKATVHPIRDAFAVSAFVFIAAAAAIGWLTLRAHDAQLTAVRNDLARMARVAASTIDGDKMKELRRPEQQNSPEYKEALAPLVAFHRTVPELFYVYTVILKNGSPRFVLDTAMDQQALGFDREMEASELMEAYDDADPFMIRALTQGRVETTDTLYSDSYGTFLSGFAPIRDRANNLVGVVGVDLEVSDFQARMRGIEIAAIGSGAISALIAALVGFLVGYVRHRARQADERRTFAETRNDELIAELKENIDLIREAAEVNRKLIEAKEFDSAIPEVLRMIGTSYEVDRAYIFRRHPHPVSGRPAATQLFEWCREGVSTELNNPTTVDIDLEANGMAGWITEFDAGRDIAAHTRDLPEAAQRILSAQQIATVLLTPIMVNQTCWGFIGFDQCNEERTWTPEERAIFSNTVDALGTVLVRLETENRLTESRNLLDGVLAASVDGILAFRSLRSEDGRIADFELVLANPASRTMVQSGCPLEPGTPITSLLCSAVKESLLPHLIKVVENGTPYTVEYQKPAEGDPQWIRLTATQLDDGVTLTLSDISRAKQATNEIIRAKDAAEAADRAKSEFLAVMSHEIRTPMNGVIGFTNLLLETNLDSSQREYVGTIHQCGDSLLTLINDILDFSKIEAGQVELESNPVSLAKCVDDVIYLNKQTAASRSLKLKTEVGPDLPEFVFADYHRLRQILVNLVGNAVKFTKEGSVTVKVSRDSGNSCQDGSVPIRFKVVDTGIGIPEDKLSKLFKPFSQADSSTTRRYGGTGLGLAICRRLVELMHGEISVHSDAGTGSTFSFSIPLDPVPTETGSTTQEKTPEIKPASDRDFAVDHPLSILIAEDNRVNQQLIRLVLSRMGYQPDIAPDGRVATEAAGARPYDVILMDIQMPEVDGCEATRRIREREKNRSEAGDPTQPSYIIALTADAMQGDRDRCIQAGMNDYLSKPLRAPELRAALERCWAERRRKQPEADTLPPENLEDDWMIPLADESGIESEKLD from the coding sequence ATGTCCAGACCGCGATCACCCAAAGCCACGGTTCACCCAATACGCGATGCCTTTGCGGTATCCGCATTCGTCTTCATTGCCGCTGCCGCGGCCATCGGGTGGCTGACTCTCCGCGCCCACGACGCCCAACTGACCGCGGTTCGCAACGACCTCGCCCGGATGGCACGGGTTGCGGCGTCGACGATTGACGGAGACAAAATGAAGGAACTGCGGCGCCCGGAGCAGCAGAACAGCCCCGAATACAAGGAGGCGCTCGCCCCCCTGGTCGCCTTTCACCGGACCGTCCCCGAACTCTTCTATGTCTATACGGTGATCCTGAAGAACGGTTCGCCCCGGTTTGTGCTCGATACCGCCATGGATCAGCAGGCTCTCGGTTTTGACCGCGAGATGGAGGCCTCCGAGCTGATGGAAGCCTACGACGACGCCGATCCCTTCATGATCAGGGCCCTCACCCAAGGGCGGGTTGAGACCACAGATACGCTCTATTCCGACTCCTACGGAACCTTTCTGAGCGGCTTTGCCCCGATCCGTGACCGGGCGAACAACCTCGTTGGCGTCGTTGGAGTCGATCTGGAGGTCTCCGATTTCCAGGCCAGGATGCGTGGGATTGAGATTGCCGCGATCGGGTCGGGAGCCATCTCCGCCCTCATCGCCGCCCTTGTCGGATTTCTCGTCGGCTACGTCCGGCATCGCGCCCGGCAGGCTGATGAACGCCGCACTTTCGCGGAGACCCGCAACGATGAACTGATTGCAGAACTTAAGGAAAATATCGACCTGATCCGCGAGGCGGCCGAGGTCAACCGCAAGCTGATCGAAGCCAAGGAATTCGACAGCGCCATCCCTGAGGTCCTCCGGATGATCGGCACCAGTTACGAAGTCGACCGCGCCTATATCTTCCGCCGGCACCCCCACCCGGTGAGCGGCCGACCGGCCGCCACCCAGCTCTTTGAATGGTGTCGCGAAGGAGTCTCCACCGAACTCAACAACCCGACGACGGTGGACATTGATCTCGAAGCCAACGGCATGGCCGGATGGATCACCGAGTTCGACGCCGGCCGGGACATCGCCGCGCACACCAGGGACCTCCCTGAAGCGGCCCAGCGCATTCTCAGTGCCCAGCAGATCGCCACGGTCCTGCTGACGCCGATCATGGTCAACCAGACCTGCTGGGGGTTCATCGGCTTTGATCAGTGCAACGAGGAGCGCACCTGGACACCCGAGGAGCGGGCCATCTTTTCCAACACCGTCGATGCCCTCGGCACCGTTCTCGTCCGGCTCGAGACCGAGAATCGCCTCACGGAGAGCCGCAACCTTCTGGATGGTGTCCTCGCGGCGTCGGTTGATGGCATTCTTGCCTTCAGGAGCCTGCGTTCAGAAGACGGCAGAATTGCCGATTTCGAGCTGGTCCTCGCCAACCCGGCATCCCGGACGATGGTCCAGTCCGGCTGTCCGCTCGAACCCGGCACGCCGATCACTTCCCTGCTCTGCAGCGCCGTCAAGGAAAGCCTGCTTCCACACCTCATCAAGGTGGTCGAGAACGGCACACCCTACACGGTCGAGTACCAGAAACCTGCCGAAGGCGACCCACAATGGATCCGCCTGACCGCCACCCAGCTCGACGACGGGGTCACCCTTACGCTTTCCGACATCTCCCGGGCCAAGCAGGCCACCAATGAGATCATCCGAGCCAAGGATGCAGCCGAGGCGGCCGACCGGGCCAAGAGTGAATTCCTCGCCGTCATGAGCCATGAGATCCGGACCCCGATGAACGGCGTCATCGGCTTCACCAATCTCCTTCTCGAAACCAACCTCGACAGCAGCCAGCGGGAGTATGTCGGAACGATTCACCAGTGCGGGGACTCCCTGCTCACCCTGATCAACGATATCCTCGATTTCTCCAAGATCGAGGCAGGACAGGTCGAACTGGAATCCAACCCCGTCAGCCTGGCGAAATGTGTCGACGACGTGATCTACCTGAACAAACAGACCGCTGCCTCGCGTTCGCTGAAGCTGAAAACCGAGGTCGGTCCCGACTTACCCGAATTCGTCTTTGCCGATTACCACCGGCTCCGTCAGATCCTGGTCAACCTGGTCGGCAATGCCGTCAAGTTCACCAAGGAGGGCTCCGTCACCGTCAAGGTGAGCCGGGACTCCGGGAATTCCTGCCAGGACGGTTCCGTCCCGATACGGTTCAAGGTCGTTGATACCGGTATCGGAATACCGGAAGACAAGCTGTCCAAGCTCTTCAAACCGTTCAGCCAGGCCGATTCGTCCACCACCCGCCGCTACGGTGGCACCGGACTGGGCCTCGCCATCTGCCGTCGCCTCGTGGAACTGATGCACGGGGAAATCAGCGTGCACAGCGATGCCGGCACCGGTTCCACCTTCAGCTTCTCGATTCCCCTTGATCCCGTCCCCACAGAAACCGGCAGCACCACTCAGGAAAAGACACCTGAGATCAAGCCGGCCTCCGATCGCGATTTCGCCGTCGACCACCCGCTGAGTATCCTCATCGCCGAGGACAATCGGGTGAACCAGCAGCTGATCCGTCTGGTTCTCTCCCGCATGGGCTACCAGCCGGATATCGCGCCCGACGGCCGTGTCGCCACCGAGGCCGCCGGCGCCCGACCCTATGACGTCATCCTGATGGACATTCAGATGCCGGAGGTGGACGGGTGCGAAGCGACACGAAGGATTCGGGAACGGGAGAAGAATCGGTCCGAGGCGGGTGATCCCACCCAACCGTCCTATATCATCGCCCTGACCGCCGATGCCATGCAGGGCGATCGCGATCGCTGCATCCAGGCCGGGATGAACGACTACCTCTCCAAACCTCTGCGGGCTCCGGAACTTCGGGCGGCCCTCGAACGGTGTTGGGCGGAAAGACGACGCAAGCAGCCGGAAGCAGACACCCTGCCTCCCGAAAACCTCGAGGACGATTGGATGATTCCCCTGGCCGACGAGTCGGGCATCGAAAGCGAGAAGCTCGACTGA
- a CDS encoding type VI secretion system tube protein Hcp — MKSPKYVLATLLATSLLSVSFGGGYLKLGDIKGESTDSAHKDWIEVLSVSGLSEDSTRDHSSGMATGKRQHKPITITHEIDKSTPKLATGASFGSSVSISSNGKLYQIEGARIASVTREGTIETITLTCTSITAVQEGQHIPSAQLPAAAPATKSAPAPKAAPAQDYNSSRSNS, encoded by the coding sequence ATGAAATCACCGAAATACGTCCTCGCCACCCTTCTCGCGACCAGCCTCCTGTCCGTCTCCTTCGGCGGCGGCTACCTGAAACTGGGGGATATCAAGGGTGAGTCCACCGATTCCGCTCACAAGGATTGGATCGAAGTTCTTTCAGTCTCCGGTCTGAGTGAAGATTCGACCCGCGATCATTCCTCCGGCATGGCCACGGGAAAGCGCCAGCACAAACCAATCACGATCACCCACGAGATCGACAAATCCACACCCAAGCTGGCAACAGGTGCGTCGTTCGGATCCTCAGTTTCCATCTCGTCCAACGGGAAGCTTTACCAGATCGAAGGCGCCCGGATCGCGTCGGTCACCCGCGAGGGCACGATCGAGACAATCACCCTGACCTGCACCTCAATCACGGCCGTCCAGGAGGGACAACACATTCCGTCCGCGCAATTGCCAGCCGCCGCTCCTGCCACCAAGAGCGCCCCCGCTCCAAAGGCTGCACCGGCCCAGGACTACAACTCCTCCCGATCGAACAGCTGA
- a CDS encoding LON peptidase substrate-binding domain-containing protein, whose protein sequence is MKIGLPKEIPVMTLPGTVLFPHTLLPLHIYEQRYRRMLETILTAERIFAVAALDRKAALHPDAFEPSCGVATAGLIRMCQTNEDGTSNLLLQGFARIQIDEVVQESPYRVIRVRPLRTVSGAKAETLASLRRELIQLVKSKIRLGARVPDEILQMLGHIDDPDAISDLAAYTLCDDDSLKQALLENPSTKDRLLIIIKQMRADLALLHLSRKLQGGLDENQIADN, encoded by the coding sequence GGAACGGTCCTCTTCCCGCACACCCTGCTCCCCCTGCACATCTACGAGCAGCGATACCGACGCATGCTCGAAACCATCCTCACGGCCGAGCGCATCTTTGCGGTGGCCGCACTCGACCGCAAGGCGGCCCTTCACCCGGATGCGTTCGAACCCTCCTGCGGAGTGGCCACCGCCGGACTCATCCGGATGTGCCAGACCAACGAGGACGGCACCTCGAACCTGCTCCTTCAGGGGTTTGCCAGGATCCAGATCGACGAGGTCGTCCAGGAATCGCCCTACCGGGTCATCCGAGTTCGCCCGTTGAGGACCGTCTCGGGAGCCAAAGCCGAGACCCTGGCCTCGCTCCGTCGTGAGTTGATCCAATTGGTCAAATCCAAGATTCGTCTCGGCGCCCGGGTTCCGGATGAAATCCTCCAGATGTTGGGTCATATTGACGACCCTGATGCGATCTCGGATCTCGCCGCCTACACCCTCTGCGACGACGACAGCCTGAAGCAGGCCCTGCTGGAAAATCCCAGCACCAAGGACCGACTCCTCATCATCATCAAGCAGATGCGGGCGGACCTCGCCCTTCTCCATCTCAGCCGCAAACTCCAGGGCGGACTCGACGAGAACCAGATCGCCGACAATTAG